The window CACCAGGGGGACGGTGAGCCCGTCGCCGTCCACGAACCGGCGCACGACGGCGAGGGCGGCGAGGGCGGCAAAGGCGCAGGCGGCCGAGGCGGCGGCGTGGAGCAGGGGGGCGTCGGGCCGGCGGGTGGCGGCCCGGTGCCCGCCCACCGCGAACCCGACCAGCAGGGCCAGGACGGGGACGACCCACAGGTACGACTCCTGGCCTTCGAGGTCGCCGTCCTTGAACAGGCGCACGACGATGGTGGGCGGCAGGGTGATGGCGACGGCCAGCCACGCCCCGTCGGCCGCCGCCTTCCAGTCGACGCGTCTCACGGCCACGGCGGCGCCCCCCACGGCGACGGCAGCCCGAGCTTGCCGGGGTTGAGGATCCCGTTGGGGTCGAGCGCCTCCTTGAGCGCGAGCAGGACGGCCCAGCCCCCGCCCCGGGCGGCGGGCAGGAAACGGGCCCGGTTGAGGCCGACCCCGTGGTGGTGGCTGAGGGAGCCGCCGGCGCCGCCCACCGCCTCGGTGACGGCGTCCCACGCCTCCCGGTAGTAGTCGTCGCCGGTGCCGTCATCCCGGCGGCCGGCGAAGGTGAAGTACAGGCAGGCGCCGTCGCGGTAGGCGTGGGACTGGTGGGCCGACGCCGCCATCGTCCCCGGGACCGCCTCGAGGGCCGACCGCCCCGCCCGGTACATCCCGCCCAGGGCCGACCACGGGCCGGCCACCTCGCAGGTGTCGACGACCATGCCGGCGGCCAGGAGCCCGTCCAGCGCCGACACGTCGTCACGGAGGTCGAGCCAGCGGTCGACGAGGGCGTCGTCGAGGCGCTCGGCCGCCCCGCACTCCTCGCCCACGACGTGCAGGACGGCATCGGCCAGCCGGGGCTCCGCCTCGTCCAGGACGAGGAGCACGCAGCGGCCGTCCACGCCCATCGACCGGGCGGACTCCACCTCGTCGTAGAGGCGGATCACGGCCGGGGTGGCGCCCCGGCGCAGGACGCGGCGGCAGGCGTCGAGGCCCGACTCGAACGTCGCGAAGCCGAAGGCGGCCCTGCGCTCGGCCGGCGGCACGGGCGCCGCCCGCAGCACGGCCTCGGTGATCACACCCAGCGTGCCCTCGCTGCCGACGAACAGCTGGGTGAGGTCGGGCCCGGTGGCCGAGCGGGGGCCGGGGGCGCCCGTGCGGACCACCCGGCCGTCGGCCAGCGCCACCTCGAGGTCGACCGCCATGTCCTCGATCTTGCCGTAGCGGGTCGAGTACTGGCCGGCGGACCGGCACGCCAGCCACCCGCCCACGGTGGAGATGGCGATCGACTGGGGACGGTGGCCCACGGTCAGCCCGTGGGCGGCGCGCAGCTCGTCCTCCAGGGCGGCGCCGTTGGTGCCCGCCCCCACGGTGACGAGGAGCGACTCGTCGTCGACGCCCACCACGCCGCTCAGGCCCTTCAGGTCCAGCGACACCCCGCCGTGGACGGGCACGGCGCCGCCGCACACGCCGCTGCGCCCGCCCGCCGGGGTCACCGGCACGCCGGCCTGGTTGCACACGGCCAGGACGGCGGCCACCTGCGCCGCCGACTGCGGGCGGGCGACGGCGGCGGGCAGGGCCGGGACGTCGCCGTCCCGGGCCCACCGCAGGGTGATCGGCCACCAGTCCCGCGCCTGCTCGGCTCGGCCGCCGTCGCTCGTGTCGACGGGGCACACGGCGGCGAGCCGGTCGAGCACGGCGCCCTCCACCTCGGCCCGCAGGCCGCCCAGCCGCTCCGGCGGCA of the Acidimicrobiales bacterium genome contains:
- a CDS encoding FAD-binding oxidoreductase translates to MTALPPERLGGLRAEVEGAVLDRLAAVCPVDTSDGGRAEQARDWWPITLRWARDGDVPALPAAVARPQSAAQVAAVLAVCNQAGVPVTPAGGRSGVCGGAVPVHGGVSLDLKGLSGVVGVDDESLLVTVGAGTNGAALEDELRAAHGLTVGHRPQSIAISTVGGWLACRSAGQYSTRYGKIEDMAVDLEVALADGRVVRTGAPGPRSATGPDLTQLFVGSEGTLGVITEAVLRAAPVPPAERRAAFGFATFESGLDACRRVLRRGATPAVIRLYDEVESARSMGVDGRCVLLVLDEAEPRLADAVLHVVGEECGAAERLDDALVDRWLDLRDDVSALDGLLAAGMVVDTCEVAGPWSALGGMYRAGRSALEAVPGTMAASAHQSHAYRDGACLYFTFAGRRDDGTGDDYYREAWDAVTEAVGGAGGSLSHHHGVGLNRARFLPAARGGGWAVLLALKEALDPNGILNPGKLGLPSPWGAPPWP